In the Artemia franciscana chromosome 1, ASM3288406v1, whole genome shotgun sequence genome, one interval contains:
- the LOC136030919 gene encoding uncharacterized protein LOC136030919 isoform X5, with translation MVPMPVYFALITAIYCLPVPTHPDLLQPIKVVIIDKANLSELIKTEETSPQRFSYYIIRHIQDTLDREFNESKNNPLNKDSPSILSENKIENIATPSITERLRTNEKIIQENTEQQDSNIREGDIQTNSSSGRFATQNTTDSSLKDSSTTTLNPEVNIFDLEKVKDEVLEDLTKADSITMNSSLKHISTAILNPKDNTFDLDLGKEEVFDDSTKGTGDKSNKILIIPEEQTTLRNGENWISSSNPLLLVNSNLTAIQEENKTEENNLQTIKNTEDNQMNIQENPDKSKDKMDLAVESSIQLPLQEYNDNRNILREAELVSISKPENDLHHNVPSFEIIELGNNSEESDIEEITPNDGDFGEKITISSVNPVIVEDYDEPQEETKTLEEVPLEQSLPPAFYDQDLRASRTIHGGRLRLENSIPILSANRHKFGYVVDDTGFRKYRVEEKTPEGYIVGEYGVLTHDSGHLRGVKYAAHGSAHPRLIYEALLKFLSL, from the coding sequence GTTTATTTTGCACTGATTACTGCCATCTACTGCCTACCGGTACCTACGCATCCTGATTTACTACAGCCAATTAAAGTAGTCATTATAGACAAAGCCAATTTATCAGAACTTATAAAAACTGAAGAAACATCACCCCAAAGGTTTTCATACTACATAATTCGTCACATTCAAGATACATTAGATCGAGAGTTCAACGAAAGTAAAAACAACCCCTTGAACAAAGATTCTCCGTCAATtttatcagaaaataaaattgaaaatattgctACGCCGTCTATTACTGAGCGATTACGAACTAATGAGAAGATTATTCAGGAAAATACGGAACAACAAGATAGTAACATTAGGGAGGGTGACATACAAACAAATAGCTCAAGTGGACGTTTTGCCACTCAAAATACAACTGATAGCTCACTAAAGGATAGCTCAACAACAACATTGAATCCTGAAGTGAATATTTTTGACTTGGAAAAGGTTAAAGATGAAGTTTTAGAAGATTTAACAAAAGCCGACAGTATAACAATGAATAGCTCACTAAAGCATATCTCAACTGCGATATTGAATCCTAAAGATAATACTTTTGATTTAGATTTGGGTAAAGAGGAAGTTTTTGACGATTCAACAAAAGGTACGGGTgacaaaagtaataaaattttaattataccCGAAGAACAAACCACTTTAAGAAATGGAGAAAACTGGATATCATCTTCGAATCCGCTTTTGCTTGTTAACAGTAATTTAACAGCTATACAAGAAGAGAACAAAacggaagaaaataatttgcaaacaattaaaaatacagAAGATAATCAGATGAATATTCAAGAAAATCCAgataaaagtaaagataaaatGGATTTAGCTGTAGAGAGTTCAATACAGCTTCCACTTCAAGAATACAATGACAATAGAAACATCTTAAGAGAAGCAGAGCTAGTCAGtatttcaaaaccagaaaaTGATTTACATCACAATGTTCCGTCTTTTGAAATAATTGAATTGGGGAATAATAGTGAGGAAAGTGATATTGAAGAAATAACCCCTAATGATGGTGACTTCggtgaaaaaataacaatttcatCTGTCAATCCAGTAATAGTTGAAGACTATGACGAACCGCAAGAGGAAACGAAAACGCTTGAAGAAGTACCACTAGAACAGTCTCTTCCACCTGCATTTTACGACCAAGACCTGCGTGCTTCTAGAACGATTCATGGTGGTAGATTAAGACTGGAAAATAGCATTCCAATTTTATCAGCAAATAGACATAAGTTTGGTTACGTGGTGGATGATACCGGTTTTAGGAAATATAGGGTTGAGGAGAAAACTCCCGAGGGCTATATTGTTGGTGAATATGGCGTATTAACACACGATTCTGGTCATTTAAGAGGTGTTAAGTATGCGGCACATGGCTCTGCACATCCTCGGCTTATATATGAAGCATTGCTTAAGTTTTTGTCTTTATGA
- the LOC136032220 gene encoding uncharacterized protein LOC136032220 has protein sequence MIHLQLYGVFWRKLFETLIFDEIALRCATPDDQSGFKKHSGREQVHSVLANLLIDADKNGDLLVFGAHDVSRAFDSGIHSHILLKALQRGVSSCIISPVYSMYNKLSAVILIHSPSGTFPSKEMLSVKKGVREGGKTSPSLFNNSIIEAQQVIKPSCFFRGINLSLLNFADDILHISRSISLFQQNYDSLAAAYKQIGLSFNESKTELLFFNGSKNEISINLSVKIGDTLIKPCESLTYLGLPISSTLRDTRSALTNHLCSSLRASYGLLVANKYRFSRPLLARLYNAFTTPICLLWFPSGKYSQLPKRNLQRILHLC, from the coding sequence ATGATTCACCTCCAACTTTATGGCGTCTTTTGGCGTAAGCTATTTGAAAcccttatttttgatgaaatagcACTTCGATGCGCTACTCCGGACGACCAGTCCGGGTTCAAAAAGCATTCAGGACGGGAACAGGTTCACAGCGTTCTTGCAAATCTTCTTATTGATGCAGATAAAAACGGCGATCTTCTCGTCTTTGGAGCGCATGATGTTAGTAGAGCCTTCGATTCTGGCATCCATAGCCATATCCTGCTCAAAGCCCTTCAGCGAGGTGTTTCCTCTTGCATCATTTCCCCTGTTTACAGTATGTACAACAAGCTCTCGGCTGTCATCCTGATCCACTCTCCGTCCGGCACTTTTCCTTCTAAAGAAATGCTGAGTGTCAAGAAAGGCGTACGTGAAGGTGGTAAAACTTCACCATCACTGTTTAATAACTCTATCATCGAAGCACAACAAGTAATAAAGCCGTCGTGCTTTTTCCGTGGGATTAATCTTTCGCTGCTGAACTTcgctgatgacattcttcatATTTCTCGTTCGAtatctttatttcaacaaaattacgacTCGCTTGCAGCGGCTTACAAGCAGATCGGACTTTCCTTCAAcgaatctaaaacagaacttcttttcttcaatggttcaaaaaatgaGATTTCAATTAACCTCTCCGTTAAAATTGGTGACACTCTGATTAAGCCTTGTGAGTCTCTTACCtatcttggccttcctatttcttctacattgaGGGACACACGTTCAGCACTGACAAACCACCTCTGTTCCAGTCTACGAGCGTCTTACGGATTACTTGTTGCCAATAAGTATCGTTTCAGCCGTCCTCTCCTTGCCCGGCTATACAATGCTTTTACTACCCccatctgcttgctctggttcccttctggaaaatattcacagcTACCGAAAAGAAATTTGCAGCGCATTTTACATCTATGCTAA